From Toxorhynchites rutilus septentrionalis strain SRP chromosome 2, ASM2978413v1, whole genome shotgun sequence, a single genomic window includes:
- the LOC129764332 gene encoding multiple inositol polyphosphate phosphatase 1: MLFQCNVKMCSSKMVLLHLLIYACSLLVLVQSQSCAEKPWEVVHRHLATKTPYRHLEQERETPPIRFDGCQVTKIWGLFRHGTRNPSRKVIERMNSDLVQIRDEILLHARLCRKELALFEQWKPRLEPDQEKLLVKEGAHELLQIGRRFRQRFGDDVIPKRYEKTLFNIKFTKTERAEYSARNFSLGLFGQLEDINFPTPLSKDPVLRFYKLCERWKGDVKHNPEAVREVDLFYNSKTMKDVIAKISKKVGTFLDAESIHLMYQTCAFETAWVKKHVSPWCMLFDKATIKALEFGEDLEYYWIDGYGYELTYKQSCNAFRDLFRRFDEDLEPFTFYFTHSGTLLKSLAFLGLYRDEFPLTHRDFGQKRLWKVSEIDAFATNLVFSKLECNNGTHVMLMHQERPVHIPGCPKGKVLCDYSHFKRLFSDRIENCAFEAMCSIGVPRNDEF, encoded by the exons ATGCTC TTTCAGTGCAATGTTAAAATGTGCTCATCGAAAATGGTTTTGCTACATTTGCTGATATATGCCTGCTCACTCTTGGTACTAGTACAGTCTCAGTCTTGTGCAGAAAAGCCTTGGGAGGTGGTCCATCGGCATTTGGCCACCAAAACACCATACAGACATTTGGAACAAGAGCGAGAAACACCACCAATCCGTTTCGATGGTTGTCAGGTGACCAAAATCTGGGGTCTGTTTCGACATGGAACCCGTAATCCTTCACGGAAAGTTATCGAACGAATGAATAGCGATTTGGTACAGATTCGCGATGAAATTCTGCTGCATGCAAGATTGTGCAGGAAAGAATTGGCATTGTTCGAACAGTGGAAACCGCGATTAGAGCCCGACCAGGAGAAATTATTGGTCAAGGAAGGAGCACACGAACTTCTGCAAATTGGGCGACGTTTTAGACAACGCTTCGGTGATGACGTGATACCGAAAAGGTACGAGAAAACACTCTTCAATATAAAATTCACCAAAACAGAGCGGGCGGAATACAGTGCCCGAAATTTTAGCTTGGGACTGTTCGGTCAACTAGAGGATATCAATTTTCCTACACCACTATCGAAAGATCCGGTTCTGCGGTTTTATAAGCTCTGTGAGCGATGGAAGGGTGATGTTAAGCATAATCCAGAGGCCGTACGAGAAGTCGATTTGTTTTACAATAGCAAAACAATGAAAGACGTCATcgctaaaatttccaaaaaagttGGAACTTTTCTGGATGCGGAGAGCATACATTTGATGTACCAAACGTGTGCATTCGAGACGGCTTGGGTCAAGAAACATGTCTCGCCTTGGTGCATGTTGTTTGATAAAGCCACTATCAAAGCACTCGAGTTTGGGGAAGATTTGGAGTATTATTGGATCGACGGTTACGGCTACGAGTTAACGTACAAACAGTCCTGCAACGCCTTCCGGGATTTATTCCGACGATTCGACGAGGACTTAGAACCATTTACATTCTATTTCACTCACTCTGGGACACTGCTTAAGTCGTTAGCGTTTTTAGGACTGTATCGGGATGAGTTCCCCTTAACGCACCGAGATTTTGGACAAAAGAGATTGTGGAAAGTAAGCGAAATTGACGCGTTCGCGACGAATCTTGTATTCAGTAAACTAGA ATGCAATAACGGCACTCACGTGATGCTGATGCACCAGGAGCGGCCTGTGCACATTCCTGGCTGCCCGAAGGGTAAAGTGTTGTGTGATTATAGCCACTTTAAACGATTATTCAGCGACAGAATCGAAAATTGTGCTTTTGAAGCGATGTGCTCAATAGGTGTGCCTAGAAATGAcgaattttga